One genomic segment of Oscillospiraceae bacterium includes these proteins:
- a CDS encoding DUF3842 family protein, with amino-acid sequence MTRITVIDGHGGKLGSQLVKAITDKYPDLPLTAVGTNSAATAAMLKCGAKIGATGENAVLVACKKSDVIIGPIGIVIADALYGEVTPAMAVAVGQADAVRILLPVNKCDNLIAGTDNLSTGQILSDAMEKLSAVLKTPVHTNFQP; translated from the coding sequence ATGACTCGAATCACCGTCATCGACGGCCACGGCGGCAAACTCGGCAGCCAGCTGGTCAAAGCCATTACCGATAAATATCCCGACCTGCCTCTGACAGCAGTCGGCACCAACAGCGCCGCCACCGCCGCAATGCTCAAATGCGGCGCAAAAATCGGCGCCACCGGTGAAAACGCCGTACTCGTCGCCTGCAAAAAATCCGATGTCATCATCGGACCGATCGGTATTGTGATCGCCGATGCGCTTTACGGCGAGGTCACGCCCGCAATGGCCGTCGCCGTCGGTCAGGCCGATGCCGTGCGTATTTTACTGCCGGTCAATAAATGCGATAATCTCATCGCCGGCACCGATAATCTCTCCACCGGCCAAATCCTTTCTGACGCGATGGAAAAACTTTCTGCAGTCCTTAAAACACCGGTTCATACAAATTTTCAACCTTGA
- a CDS encoding GH116 family glycosyl-hydrolase, which yields MKYSGEYTQAVSFPLGGIGSGCIGLSGNGQLIDWEIFNHPSKGSVNGYTHFAVRALKDGKILDARVLDGDLYGKFIGHADEPFSGSGPNGRSMAGFPHFLNCEFEGNFPFADIAFSDPHFPAEVKLTAFNPFIPLNDADSSIPAAFFEIELHNTTDSELEYGVCFSVANPSDNGVNTALGNKKGMLLSGEGELCAATDCDDVSIQLYRYRGNWSDAPETFWREMTEKPVLPPRNYDTPGKLDTAVIEARVKIKAGTRKTVRFVLAWYYPEVSRTWQVLSMAKGDVPWDTKWKNYYAKLFSGAQNCADYCLKNWERLRGESKKFQKALSESTLPPEVLEAISATLSVLKSPTVLRLENGEFYGWEGVNSKTGSCEGSCTHVWNYAYALPFLFPKLERSVRDLDYAYNMMPTGEMQFRLMLPLGNIHMFRACADGQFGGVLKVWRDWKLCGDDDWLRGLWPKVKKSLEYAWSSENRDRWDLDKDGMLEGRQHHTLDMELFGSSSWLQGFYLAALKAGAEMAEYLGEPEKANEYLAVYESGRKKTEELFNGKYYQQKIDLHDEHILDPYPDTRENYWNAEAGEIKYQIGDGCEIDQLLGQWHADICGLGELFDPDHVRIALENLYKNNFKSSVREFYNPFRLYSLNDEGGTVICTYPEGAEKPAIPIPYCQETMHGFEYSAAGLLYKHGLKAQAIEMVRAVREKYDGKKRNPYNEIECGNNYARSMATYAFIPLISGFQFDMAQGMIGFAPIDELPEFRCIWSVDSAWGTVKITEKELELAILGGELPLKKLRTTISGGKVTVDGKAVKAVYRDGGYEFGQPVTVGDKLSIK from the coding sequence ATGAAATACAGCGGCGAATATACACAGGCGGTCTCGTTTCCGCTCGGCGGCATCGGCAGCGGGTGCATCGGGCTTTCCGGAAATGGGCAGCTGATCGACTGGGAGATTTTCAATCACCCCTCCAAGGGTTCGGTCAACGGCTATACGCATTTTGCGGTGCGGGCGCTCAAAGACGGCAAAATTCTCGATGCGAGAGTGCTGGACGGCGATTTATACGGAAAATTCATCGGGCATGCCGACGAGCCGTTTTCCGGTTCCGGTCCCAACGGACGCAGCATGGCGGGCTTTCCGCATTTTTTAAACTGCGAATTCGAGGGGAATTTCCCGTTCGCCGATATCGCGTTTTCCGACCCGCATTTTCCTGCGGAGGTCAAGCTGACCGCGTTCAACCCGTTCATCCCGTTGAACGACGCCGACAGCTCGATTCCGGCGGCGTTTTTTGAGATCGAACTGCACAATACCACCGATTCGGAACTCGAATACGGCGTGTGCTTCAGCGTCGCAAACCCCTCCGACAACGGTGTGAATACGGCGCTCGGAAACAAAAAAGGCATGCTGCTGTCGGGAGAGGGTGAACTGTGCGCCGCAACCGACTGTGACGACGTTTCGATTCAGCTTTACCGTTACCGGGGCAACTGGAGCGACGCGCCCGAGACCTTTTGGCGCGAAATGACCGAAAAGCCGGTTCTGCCGCCGCGCAATTACGACACGCCGGGGAAACTCGACACCGCCGTGATCGAGGCGCGTGTGAAAATCAAAGCCGGAACGCGCAAAACGGTGCGGTTTGTGCTTGCTTGGTACTATCCCGAGGTCAGCCGCACCTGGCAGGTGCTCTCGATGGCGAAAGGCGACGTCCCGTGGGACACCAAATGGAAAAACTATTATGCGAAACTGTTTTCCGGCGCGCAAAACTGCGCCGATTACTGCCTGAAAAATTGGGAACGGCTGCGCGGTGAGAGTAAAAAGTTTCAAAAAGCGCTCTCAGAATCGACCCTGCCGCCGGAGGTGCTTGAGGCGATCTCCGCAACGCTGTCGGTGTTGAAATCGCCCACCGTGCTGCGGCTTGAAAACGGTGAATTCTACGGCTGGGAAGGCGTCAATTCGAAAACAGGAAGCTGCGAGGGCAGCTGCACCCACGTCTGGAACTACGCCTACGCGCTGCCGTTTTTGTTCCCGAAACTCGAGCGGTCGGTGCGTGATTTGGATTATGCTTATAATATGATGCCGACCGGAGAAATGCAGTTCCGGCTGATGCTGCCGCTCGGCAATATCCATATGTTCCGCGCCTGTGCCGACGGGCAGTTCGGCGGCGTGCTCAAGGTCTGGCGCGACTGGAAACTCTGCGGGGATGATGATTGGCTCCGTGGGCTTTGGCCGAAGGTCAAAAAGTCGCTCGAATACGCGTGGAGCAGCGAAAACCGCGACCGCTGGGATTTGGACAAGGACGGCATGCTGGAAGGACGGCAGCACCACACGCTCGATATGGAACTGTTCGGGTCGTCGTCGTGGCTGCAGGGCTTTTATCTGGCGGCGCTCAAAGCCGGAGCCGAAATGGCCGAATATCTCGGTGAGCCGGAAAAAGCCAATGAATATCTCGCGGTATACGAGAGCGGCAGGAAAAAGACCGAAGAATTATTTAACGGGAAGTATTATCAGCAAAAGATCGACCTGCACGACGAACACATCCTCGACCCGTACCCGGATACCCGCGAAAACTATTGGAACGCAGAGGCCGGGGAGATTAAATATCAAATCGGCGATGGCTGCGAGATCGACCAGCTCTTGGGGCAGTGGCATGCCGATATTTGCGGGCTCGGCGAGTTATTCGATCCCGATCATGTGCGGATTGCGCTTGAAAACCTTTATAAAAATAACTTCAAATCCTCGGTGCGGGAGTTTTACAACCCGTTCCGGTTGTATTCGCTGAACGACGAGGGCGGCACGGTCATCTGCACCTATCCCGAGGGCGCCGAAAAACCCGCGATTCCGATTCCCTACTGTCAGGAGACCATGCACGGTTTTGAGTATTCCGCCGCAGGGTTATTGTATAAGCACGGGCTGAAAGCACAGGCGATTGAGATGGTTCGCGCGGTGCGCGAAAAATACGACGGCAAAAAGCGAAACCCCTACAACGAGATCGAGTGTGGCAACAACTACGCCCGCTCGATGGCGACTTATGCGTTTATACCGTTGATCTCGGGATTTCAATTTGACATGGCGCAGGGCATGATCGGGTTCGCCCCGATTGATGAACTGCCTGAATTCCGCTGCATCTGGAGCGTGGACTCAGCGTGGGGAACGGTGAAAATCACCGAAAAAGAGTTGGAACTTGCGATATTGGGCGGGGAACTGCCGTTGAAAAAGCTGCGCACAACGATTTCCGGCGGGAAAGTGACCGTTGACGGAAAAGCGGTGAAAGCCGTTTACCGGGACGGGGGATACGAGTTCGGTCAGCCGGTGACGGTGGGGGATAAGTTGAGTATTAAATAA
- a CDS encoding alpha-L-fucosidase: protein MAGKGKSANLRCGLLDFQVGECHDSIPFDPEEYVKASAEAGIQTLVFIGKDAYGCAFYDSDLVGRNASVKSDYLKQAIQAGKKYGVEIYTYFNVLLDDKLGEQFPQYRMINGSGEPVIAYDYYKILCPNSPYFEIAKERIADLLGRYEVQGIFLDITYFSPDTCHCRFCKERFERQYGYALPDKFERGTKELRDFNEFLLDSRIRLLEGLTQTIRKTRDVNIMWNGSGNPRMENEADEKADILSTEFHAPDFTDGLLRVKWACSRGKPVVMSTPYELGSWGDWSILPKESMETVVSMITANGGGCAVNHVPYPSGEFASSVNRSVQEYIKGTYGKVEALEPWLKNTESVSDIAVINSLASRKLSQWGRVYQNDSYPHSLTGAVKMLLESGRHFDVLSEKTFCQNALGYHTAILAGAACLEQETAEAMRDFVKNGSVLIASGPVGLYREDGSRQDNLMLSDLLGVDDYGDSEFSVDYICDIDERISHDIPDSPILAHKANTKAVRVSLRENAVSGAVLAEPLFESSLSRHVYHQHAHPARRSGHPAVVVNQFGKGTCIYFAPEIFSSFHATGSPWLLKMVQNVLDSYCRSTVRVEAPVCPHVSLRTQGGKWIVHLINVSGSRFDLSKSFLTQMIPMHDVKIRIAKKASKVYLVPEKIPLPFTVEGNETTVTIPVLESSRTIVIE, encoded by the coding sequence TTTTTATGATTCCGATCTGGTCGGCAGAAACGCGTCCGTTAAAAGCGATTACCTCAAACAGGCCATCCAAGCGGGGAAAAAATACGGCGTTGAAATTTATACCTATTTTAATGTTTTACTGGATGACAAACTCGGGGAACAATTCCCGCAATACAGGATGATCAACGGCAGCGGCGAACCGGTGATCGCCTATGATTATTATAAAATTTTATGCCCAAACAGCCCGTATTTCGAGATCGCAAAAGAGCGGATTGCCGATCTGCTCGGGCGGTATGAAGTGCAGGGCATCTTTTTGGATATCACCTATTTCAGTCCCGACACCTGCCACTGCCGCTTTTGCAAAGAGCGCTTTGAAAGACAATACGGTTATGCGCTGCCGGACAAATTCGAACGGGGAACTAAAGAATTAAGGGATTTTAACGAATTTTTGCTTGATTCGAGAATCCGATTGCTCGAAGGGCTTACACAGACCATTCGTAAAACGCGTGACGTGAACATTATGTGGAACGGCTCGGGCAATCCCCGCATGGAAAACGAGGCCGATGAGAAAGCCGATATCTTATCGACCGAGTTTCACGCACCGGATTTTACCGACGGATTGTTACGAGTGAAATGGGCATGTTCGCGGGGCAAGCCGGTGGTGATGAGTACCCCGTATGAACTGGGCAGTTGGGGCGATTGGAGCATTCTGCCCAAGGAGAGCATGGAGACCGTTGTTTCGATGATCACCGCAAACGGCGGCGGGTGCGCGGTCAACCATGTGCCGTATCCCTCGGGCGAATTTGCCTCGAGTGTGAATCGGAGCGTACAGGAATATATCAAAGGCACATACGGAAAAGTCGAAGCGCTGGAACCGTGGCTCAAAAACACCGAAAGTGTGTCCGACATCGCCGTGATCAATTCTTTAGCAAGCCGCAAGTTATCGCAATGGGGCAGGGTTTATCAAAACGACAGCTATCCGCATTCCTTGACGGGTGCGGTGAAAATGCTGCTCGAAAGCGGCCGCCATTTTGACGTGCTGTCGGAAAAGACCTTTTGCCAAAACGCGTTGGGATATCACACTGCGATTTTAGCCGGAGCGGCGTGTTTGGAACAAGAGACCGCCGAAGCGATGCGGGATTTTGTCAAAAACGGCAGCGTTTTGATCGCCTCGGGACCGGTTGGTTTATACCGTGAGGACGGCAGCCGACAGGATAACTTGATGCTTTCCGATCTGTTGGGTGTTGATGATTACGGCGATTCCGAATTTTCAGTCGATTATATTTGTGATATTGATGAGAGGATTTCGCACGATATTCCCGACAGTCCGATTCTGGCGCATAAGGCGAATACAAAGGCGGTGCGGGTTTCTCTCCGTGAAAATGCGGTCAGCGGGGCGGTTTTGGCGGAACCCTTGTTCGAATCGAGTTTAAGCAGACACGTTTACCACCAGCACGCGCATCCGGCCCGAAGGTCGGGACATCCCGCCGTTGTTGTCAATCAATTCGGCAAAGGCACATGTATTTACTTTGCGCCCGAGATTTTTTCGTCTTTTCACGCGACCGGTTCACCCTGGCTGTTGAAGATGGTGCAAAACGTTTTGGATTCGTATTGCCGGAGCACGGTTCGGGTGGAAGCGCCGGTCTGCCCGCATGTCAGTTTGAGAACGCAGGGCGGTAAATGGATTGTGCATTTAATCAATGTCAGCGGGTCGCGGTTCGATCTGTCGAAATCGTTTTTAACCCAAATGATTCCCATGCACGATGTTAAAATTCGCATTGCAAAAAAGGCCTCGAAGGTCTATTTGGTGCCGGAAAAAATCCCCCTGCCGTTTACGGTCGAGGGGAATGAGACGACTGTGACGATTCCGGTGCTTGAGAGCAGCCGGACGATTGTGATTGAATAG
- a CDS encoding lysophospholipid acyltransferase family protein has product MTDPNLRKEEADEHVLHLPEPFSFAVKSDYDYLRDRWDKRFVSFLLRVIAILVLVPFNFVALGFRVYGRKNLKVLKKRGAVTICNHIHPLDCTMIYLALWNRRGYFVTLDTNFKIPIARHLIRGFGGVPISKNPHQIKQLFTVMGGALTRGNYVQIYPEGVLYPYCHTLRKFHPGAFRLAADNGVPVLPMILTLERPHGLFTWYKRRRCLRLHILPPVEPDLTLEKRECTAKLQQDCLKAMNQKRIERRRAQRLTKT; this is encoded by the coding sequence ATGACGGATCCGAATTTACGCAAAGAAGAAGCGGACGAACACGTCCTTCACCTCCCGGAGCCATTCTCTTTTGCGGTCAAATCCGATTACGATTATTTGCGTGACCGATGGGATAAACGCTTCGTCTCTTTTTTACTGCGCGTCATCGCTATCTTGGTACTGGTTCCGTTTAACTTTGTGGCCTTGGGATTTCGCGTCTACGGCCGCAAAAACCTGAAAGTCCTCAAAAAACGCGGAGCGGTCACCATCTGCAACCATATCCACCCGCTCGACTGCACGATGATCTACCTTGCGCTGTGGAACCGTCGCGGTTATTTCGTCACCCTCGACACCAACTTTAAAATCCCGATCGCCCGCCATCTGATCCGCGGATTCGGCGGCGTTCCGATCTCGAAAAACCCCCACCAGATCAAGCAGCTCTTCACTGTGATGGGCGGAGCGCTTACGCGAGGGAATTACGTACAGATTTATCCCGAAGGCGTTTTATACCCTTATTGCCATACCCTTCGAAAATTCCACCCCGGCGCTTTTCGATTGGCAGCCGATAACGGCGTTCCCGTACTTCCGATGATTCTCACGCTCGAACGGCCGCACGGGCTCTTTACCTGGTATAAACGCAGACGCTGCCTGCGGCTTCATATTCTGCCGCCGGTCGAGCCCGATCTCACCCTAGAAAAACGTGAATGTACGGCAAAATTGCAGCAGGATTGCCTTAAGGCGATGAATCAAAAACGCATCGAACGCCGAAGAGCGCAGCGACTGACCAAGACCTAA
- a CDS encoding DUF1015 domain-containing protein: MARVSPFCALRYNFNRAGEPGTLVCPPYDAVSEKRRAELAETNPNNAIVLELPTGSDKYAAAKFTLNQMLEDGVLFEEQTPCLYYYERTYILKGETKRIGGYVARVGLAEHDEGVIIPHENTLSGPKADRFELLKITGCSFSPVYALFEDKTRELALHTKYLTSEKPEVEFTAEGDLHRFWVIKDAEKYQPVCNLFTDKKLFIADGHHRYETALNFRRHLRESGVKVEGDHPANSVMILLCDIDDPGLTVLPIHRLLHSLPDFDAASLLKLWSKDFNITRLPNPGTAEAELTKHTAQNAFGFYAGGDEWYLMTLKTPIDSTDPLDTLDVSVLHKLILEPMGIDRENMAAQKNLDYTKSAEELIAGVQSGKYNAGFFMNGTKVSQITAVAGAGEKMPQKSTWFFPKPVTGLYMNKIL, from the coding sequence ATGGCAAGAGTGAGTCCTTTCTGCGCTTTAAGATACAATTTCAACAGAGCCGGCGAACCCGGCACCTTGGTCTGCCCGCCCTATGATGCGGTGAGTGAAAAACGCAGGGCGGAATTGGCCGAAACCAATCCCAATAACGCCATCGTTCTGGAACTTCCGACCGGTTCCGATAAATACGCCGCCGCCAAATTTACGCTGAATCAAATGCTCGAGGACGGCGTGTTGTTTGAAGAACAAACCCCCTGTCTGTACTATTACGAACGCACTTACATATTAAAAGGGGAAACCAAGCGCATTGGCGGCTATGTTGCGCGAGTCGGGTTGGCGGAACACGACGAAGGGGTCATTATCCCCCACGAAAACACCCTTTCGGGTCCCAAAGCCGACCGTTTTGAACTTTTAAAAATCACCGGCTGCAGTTTTTCCCCGGTCTATGCGCTGTTCGAGGATAAAACCCGCGAACTTGCCTTACATACCAAATACCTGACCTCCGAAAAGCCCGAGGTCGAATTTACCGCCGAAGGCGATCTGCATCGCTTCTGGGTTATCAAAGATGCCGAAAAATATCAACCCGTCTGCAATCTGTTTACCGATAAAAAACTCTTTATCGCCGACGGTCACCACCGTTATGAGACCGCGCTCAATTTCCGCCGTCATCTGCGCGAAAGCGGTGTCAAAGTTGAGGGTGACCATCCGGCAAATTCCGTGATGATCTTACTGTGTGACATCGACGACCCCGGCCTGACGGTATTGCCGATTCACCGCCTGCTGCATTCCCTGCCCGATTTCGATGCAGCTTCCCTGCTAAAACTCTGGTCAAAGGACTTTAATATTACCCGTCTGCCGAATCCCGGAACCGCCGAAGCGGAATTGACAAAACATACGGCTCAAAACGCCTTCGGCTTCTATGCCGGCGGTGACGAGTGGTATCTGATGACTTTAAAAACCCCGATCGACTCAACCGACCCGCTTGACACGCTCGATGTCTCGGTACTGCACAAACTCATTTTAGAGCCGATGGGTATCGACCGCGAGAATATGGCGGCTCAAAAAAACCTCGACTACACCAAATCCGCCGAAGAATTGATTGCGGGCGTACAAAGCGGCAAATACAACGCGGGATTTTTTATGAATGGCACCAAAGTGAGCCAGATCACGGCGGTCGCGGGCGCAGGCGAAAAGATGCCACAGAAATCCACCTGGTTCTTCCCCAAGCCGGTCACGGGGCTGTATATGAATAAGATCTTGTAA
- a CDS encoding uroporphyrinogen decarboxylase family protein — translation MTHRERFNAAVNHRTPDRVPFDLAGCPQTLVMTEETTNQLRKLLKINGEYTGSGLYDNRILELLDTDTRLTGGFPTPKSPHSKKTPDGYVDEWGIRYASVGGHYEIVENPLHDLPLERVKEYFFPSADDIPQSIFDGFAAHAKDLFENTDYAVIAQHPCYGVFESACWMFGFDDFLYRLAAEPETVEWFFDRIWQYQKRLIERYYSALGSYIDATTSGDDFGTQRGMFMSVDMFRETVMPFFAERIRYTKTFTKAKFQHHTCGSVFQLIPTLIECGVEILNPIQPNAYLMEPERLKAEYGKSICFWGGVDTQDLLPNGTPEQVRKKCAELRELFKDGGYILSPAHCIQEDVPVENLIAIYK, via the coding sequence ATGACCCACAGAGAGCGCTTTAATGCCGCCGTGAATCACCGCACGCCCGATCGGGTGCCGTTCGACCTCGCGGGCTGCCCGCAGACCCTGGTGATGACCGAGGAGACGACGAATCAACTGCGTAAACTTTTAAAAATAAACGGCGAATACACCGGAAGCGGTCTCTATGACAACCGGATTTTGGAGCTGCTCGACACCGATACCCGTCTGACCGGCGGCTTTCCGACCCCGAAAAGCCCGCATTCCAAAAAGACCCCCGACGGCTATGTCGACGAATGGGGCATCCGCTATGCCAGTGTCGGCGGTCACTATGAAATTGTCGAAAACCCGCTGCACGATCTGCCGCTCGAACGGGTCAAGGAATATTTTTTCCCATCCGCCGACGACATCCCCCAGAGCATTTTCGACGGTTTCGCTGCCCATGCTAAGGATTTATTTGAAAACACCGATTACGCCGTCATCGCCCAACATCCCTGTTACGGTGTGTTCGAATCGGCCTGCTGGATGTTCGGATTCGACGATTTTCTCTACCGCCTTGCCGCCGAACCCGAGACCGTCGAATGGTTTTTCGATCGCATCTGGCAGTATCAAAAGCGCCTGATCGAGCGGTATTATTCGGCACTCGGCAGCTATATCGACGCCACCACGAGCGGCGACGATTTCGGCACCCAGCGCGGCATGTTTATGTCGGTGGATATGTTCCGCGAAACAGTTATGCCGTTTTTTGCCGAGCGCATCCGCTATACCAAGACCTTTACCAAAGCCAAATTCCAGCACCACACCTGCGGATCGGTATTCCAGTTGATCCCGACCCTGATCGAATGCGGCGTTGAAATTTTGAACCCCATTCAACCGAATGCCTATCTGATGGAACCCGAGCGGCTCAAGGCCGAATACGGCAAATCCATCTGCTTCTGGGGCGGCGTCGACACGCAGGACTTGCTGCCGAACGGAACGCCGGAACAGGTACGCAAAAAATGCGCCGAACTGCGCGAGTTGTTTAAAGACGGCGGCTATATCCTCTCCCCTGCGCACTGCATTCAAGAGGATGTCCCGGTCGAAAACCTGATCGCCATTTACAAATAA
- a CDS encoding acyltransferase: MRKINQTITLIYRKFVGELHWAIKNGLICGENVTVMGRTTFGSEPYLITLKDHVRISENVTFINHDGGTWAFRHMKKYQNIKKFGTIIIGEYSFIGACSVIMPGVEIGQNCVIGAGSIVTKSIPDNTVVAGVPARKICSTEEYAEKCAKKMPDDFDLERLSQNKKKYLIEYYMQ, encoded by the coding sequence ATGCGGAAAATAAATCAAACAATCACCCTCATTTATAGAAAGTTTGTAGGAGAACTTCATTGGGCAATTAAAAATGGCCTCATATGCGGCGAAAATGTAACGGTAATGGGCAGGACGACATTCGGCAGTGAACCGTATCTGATTACTTTAAAGGATCATGTACGAATTTCAGAAAACGTCACCTTTATCAATCATGATGGCGGAACATGGGCTTTTCGACATATGAAAAAATATCAAAATATCAAAAAATTTGGGACAATTATCATCGGCGAATATAGTTTTATCGGCGCTTGTTCTGTTATTATGCCGGGCGTAGAAATTGGACAAAACTGTGTGATCGGCGCCGGAAGCATCGTCACAAAATCAATCCCCGACAACACTGTGGTCGCAGGCGTCCCTGCGAGAAAAATTTGTTCAACTGAAGAATACGCGGAAAAATGCGCAAAAAAGATGCCTGATGATTTTGATTTGGAACGATTAAGCCAAAACAAAAAGAAGTATTTAATTGAATACTATATGCAATAA
- a CDS encoding uroporphyrinogen decarboxylase family protein, which translates to MTGRELVTAALSHIETDTVPCFCDFTHQEYDKMVAFMGEEKLKALRPNVIFGGEYAGEPRLMAGKPEHFIDDFGVIWDRSGVDKDIGVVANHVFPEPDMKYWNPPKVAADKMRTVAKRVSEQAGDRFTFVGIGFSMFERYWTLCGMEDGLAYMLTDPDFAEALFGAICDFNLKLIDIILEYPVDAVYFGDDWGQQKGLIMGPALWRKFIKPCLAKMYGRVRAAGRFVVQHSCGDIEQVYGDLIEIGLTCHQTFQPEIYDIEAVKKKYGGKLAFWGAISTQRLLPYATPEEVAAETKRIIKVMKPGGGYIASPTHAVPGDVPCENIVAMLKAFQEQ; encoded by the coding sequence ATGACCGGAAGAGAACTCGTAACTGCGGCGCTGTCGCATATTGAAACGGACACAGTGCCGTGTTTTTGCGATTTTACGCATCAGGAATATGACAAAATGGTCGCTTTCATGGGTGAGGAAAAACTGAAAGCGCTGCGTCCGAATGTGATTTTCGGGGGCGAATATGCCGGAGAACCGCGCTTAATGGCGGGTAAACCGGAACATTTTATCGACGATTTCGGGGTGATTTGGGACCGCAGCGGCGTCGACAAGGATATCGGCGTCGTGGCGAACCATGTGTTCCCCGAGCCGGATATGAAGTACTGGAACCCGCCGAAAGTTGCCGCCGACAAGATGCGCACCGTGGCAAAGCGGGTTTCGGAACAGGCGGGCGATCGGTTTACCTTTGTCGGGATCGGGTTTTCGATGTTCGAGCGTTACTGGACGCTGTGCGGCATGGAGGACGGGCTTGCCTATATGCTGACCGATCCGGATTTTGCCGAAGCGCTGTTCGGGGCGATCTGCGACTTCAATTTGAAACTGATCGACATCATTTTGGAATATCCGGTCGACGCGGTCTATTTCGGCGACGACTGGGGTCAGCAAAAGGGGCTGATCATGGGGCCCGCGCTGTGGCGCAAGTTCATAAAGCCGTGTTTGGCGAAGATGTACGGGCGGGTTCGGGCAGCCGGTCGGTTCGTGGTGCAGCATTCCTGCGGCGACATTGAGCAGGTGTACGGCGACCTGATCGAAATCGGGCTGACCTGCCACCAGACCTTCCAACCCGAGATTTACGACATTGAAGCCGTCAAGAAAAAGTACGGCGGTAAACTGGCGTTTTGGGGCGCGATTTCAACCCAACGCCTGCTGCCGTATGCAACGCCCGAAGAGGTGGCGGCAGAGACCAAGCGGATTATAAAGGTAATGAAACCGGGCGGGGGATATATCGCGTCGCCGACCCACGCCGTGCCGGGCGACGTGCCCTGCGAAAATATCGTGGCGATGTTAAAAGCGTTCCAAGAACAATAA
- a CDS encoding glycosyltransferase, whose amino-acid sequence MKILLVIDQFYDANNGMTISARRFAKVLADHGHEIRIVSTGRSRDPLLYADSYSVPKQYIPFFDKLVAQQGMTFAKPDDDILEQAIAWADLVHFLVPFMLSRHGIMIAKELGVPYTAAFHCQPENVTASIYLDKFKSINKLLYLWFNHYFYQYCDHIHCPSQFIADELRKTGYQSQLHVISNGIDPDFVGMRKIAKPPELQDKFIILSIGRFSREKRQDLLIKAVKINRHAGQIQIILAGQGPKRDQLEKLGTSLPNPPIIKFYSKPELLDVIAMSDLYVHAASAEIEAMSCMEAFAGGLVPVIAGSEKSATPQFALDERSLFAAGSPEDLSNKIDYWYNHPEERKKMSKKYAFLGEKYNLETCVFKAEEMFYQAVREAAHEIIPIKEASGK is encoded by the coding sequence TTGAAAATCCTGCTTGTGATCGACCAATTTTACGATGCAAACAACGGCATGACCATTTCGGCCAGACGTTTTGCCAAAGTGCTCGCAGACCACGGACATGAGATTCGGATTGTCAGCACCGGCAGATCCCGCGATCCCCTTCTCTATGCGGATTCCTACAGCGTTCCGAAACAATACATACCCTTTTTCGATAAACTCGTAGCCCAGCAGGGCATGACCTTTGCCAAGCCCGACGACGATATTTTGGAACAGGCAATCGCCTGGGCCGATCTGGTGCATTTTCTTGTGCCGTTTATGTTGTCCCGCCACGGCATCATGATCGCCAAAGAACTCGGCGTGCCCTACACCGCGGCATTCCACTGCCAGCCGGAAAACGTCACCGCCTCCATTTATCTCGATAAATTTAAAAGCATCAACAAGCTGCTCTATCTGTGGTTCAATCATTATTTTTATCAATATTGCGATCATATCCATTGCCCCAGTCAATTCATCGCCGACGAACTGCGCAAGACCGGTTATCAATCGCAGCTGCATGTCATATCAAACGGTATTGACCCGGATTTCGTGGGTATGCGCAAAATAGCAAAACCACCCGAGCTTCAGGATAAATTCATTATTTTATCAATCGGCAGGTTTTCCCGTGAAAAGCGGCAGGATCTCTTGATCAAAGCCGTCAAAATCAACCGGCACGCCGGTCAAATTCAAATTATCCTCGCGGGACAGGGTCCCAAACGCGATCAGCTTGAAAAATTGGGCACATCGTTGCCCAATCCCCCGATCATCAAATTCTATTCCAAGCCCGAATTACTCGATGTCATCGCGATGAGCGATTTATATGTGCACGCGGCCAGCGCAGAAATTGAGGCCATGTCGTGCATGGAGGCTTTCGCAGGCGGTCTCGTGCCGGTCATCGCCGGCAGCGAAAAGAGCGCCACACCCCAGTTTGCATTGGATGAACGCTCCCTGTTCGCCGCCGGCAGTCCCGAAGACCTCTCAAATAAAATCGATTATTGGTACAATCACCCGGAAGAACGGAAGAAAATGAGCAAAAAATACGCATTTCTCGGTGAAAAATATAATCTTGAGACCTGCGTCTTTAAAGCCGAAGAGATGTTCTATCAGGCCGTCAGAGAGGCAGCGCACGAAATCATACCCATTAAAGAGGCGAGCGGGAAATGA